The proteins below are encoded in one region of Lactuca sativa cultivar Salinas chromosome 3, Lsat_Salinas_v11, whole genome shotgun sequence:
- the LOC111904749 gene encoding uncharacterized protein LOC111904749 — protein sequence MKPYNGTTDLEKYVAQYQERMEIIPILVHLKEACLCKGFGSTLMGSALKWLLNVPLYSITSFAHLVNIFNNQFSFRRIFEKITSDLYRVVQDPKERLRDFVYRFGREALSIPKIKMTTAVEAFNIGLRKDSPFYEDLVMTPLKRLDEVRCRALRFIRLEEDNEIQKRCNCSSRSLGRPNPRPQDPTSIIHAMQDLRDKARWPKKDNKSTSWKDKSKWHAYHEDFDHKTEDFNALRKEIIYLLNKGHRKEILGRKREKIREEQP from the exons ATGAAGCCTTACAATGGAACTACAGATCTTGAAAAATACGTAGCACAATACCAAGAAAGGATGGAGATCATTCCCATCCTAGTGCACCTGAAGGAAGCTTGCCTATGTAAAGGCTTCGGTTCAACGCTTATGGGATCAGCTCTCAAATGGCTGCTTAATGTTCCTCTATATTCTATTACTTCATTTGCACACTTAGTCAATATTTTCAACAACCAGTTTTCTTTTAGAAGAATCTTCgagaagatcactagtgatctctacCGGGTGGTTCAGGATCCCAAGGAACGACTTAGAGATTTTGTTTACAGGTTTGGTAGGGAAGCTCTAAGTATCCCTAAAATCAAGATGACAACTGCTGTAGAGGCCTTCAACATAGGTCTAAGGAAGGATTCACCCTTCTATGAAGATCTTGTGATGACCCCATTAAAGAGATTGGACGAAGTTAGGTGCCGAGCATTGAGATTCATAAGGCTTGAAGAGGATAATGAAATCCAGAAGAGGTGCAACTGTTCCAGCCGAAGCCTTGGAAGGCCAAATCCCCGGCCCCAAGATCCTACAA GTATAATCCATGCTATGCAGGATCTCAGAGACAAAGCAAGATGGCCGAAGAAGGATAACAAGTCCACCAGTTGGAAAGACAAATCCAAATGGCATGCTTACCATGAAGACTTCGATCACAAGACGGAGGATTTTAATGCCCTAAGAAAGGAGATCATCTACCTCCTTAACAAGGGGCACCGCAAAGAGATCCTcgggagaaaaagagaaaaaatcCGAGAAGAACAACCATAA